TATTATTTTCTTCTCCATGGAATTTTCCCGTTTTAGTAAAACGATTGTAAAAATAAAAAATCTACCCTTGCCTGGGGAAGCTTCCCATTTTAAGATGGAACCAGCGGTAAGAAAACAATTTAGGGAAGAAAGCACGATTGATGTAAAAAAAGCAAAACGTGCAGCGGTTATGGCCCTGTTTTATCCAAAGGAGAATAATGAGACACACCTACTGCTTATGTTACGGAATACCTATCCAGGAGTACATTCCAATCAAATTGGATTTCCGGGAGGTAAGGTTGAGGATACCGATTCCGACCTATTGGTAACGGCCAAAAGGGAAACCTTTGAAGAGGTGGGAATCCTTCCGGAAGATATAGAAATGGTGAAACCTTTGACCGAAGTTTATATTCCGCCAAGTAATTTTTTGGTCAAACCATTCCTGGGACTGTATTCCCAAGTAAAACCTTTTAAATTGGATCCTATGGAAGTAGAGGCATTGGTTGAGGTGAAATTGGTGGATTTTTTGGATAATGATAACCTAATGCAGCAGTATTTAACAACTTCCTACGCCCACAAGATTTTGGTACCGGCCTTTAAACTAAACGGTTACACTGTTTGGGGTGCCACGGCCATGATGTTAAGTGAAATAAAGGATTTACTGCAAAAAGTGGTTTAGTGCCTATTGAACTCATTTAAACTTTTTCCATTCGTTAAAAAATTGCTCTTTTTGGCTCCTTTTTTGACTTTTTCTTTTTCCATAGCCCTGCTATGCAACTCAAAAAAGCCTTCAAAGGATCAAAAAAATGTCTAATTTTCACTAAAACGCAAAAAGTTTAAATGAGTTCATTTTGTAAATTAGCCCTTGGCATAGGAGCAGTATGGATCTTTTTAAGAAAACCCCTTTCGGACACAACCTTTTTTTAAAAAAGTGGTTAATACGTATTATGGGCCTAATAACCCATTCCAGGTACAAAGGGTTCAACAAGCTGGAAATCGAAGGCTCGGATATCATCAGGAGCCTCCCTGAAAAGAACGTACTTTTCGTTAGTAACCATCAAACTTATTTTGCTGATGTGGTGGCCATGTTCCATGTTTTTAATGCAGCTTTGAGCGGCAGGGAGGATAACATTAAAAACATTCTCTATCTCTGGAATCCCAAATTGAATATCTATTATGTGGCGGCAAAGGAGACCATGAAGAAGAGCATGTTGGCCAAAATATTGGCGTATGCCGGTTCCATAAGCATTGAACGTACATGGAGGGCAGATGGAAAGGAAGTAAACAGACCTGTAAAGTTCAGTGATATTTCAAATATTGGAACTGCACTGGATGATGGTTGGGTGATTACCTTTCCCCAGGGAACCACCAGACCATGGAAACCTTTACGAAAAGGTACTGCCCATATCATCAAAAAATACAAACCTATTGTGGTTCCTGTTGTAATTGATGGTTTTAGAAGGTCTTTTGATAAAAAAGGATTATACATTAAAAAGAAGGGAATTCTGCAATCCATGCTTATAAAGCAACCCCTGGAAATCGATTATGACAATGAGTCCATTGATCAGATTATTGAAAAGTTGGAATATGCCATTGAACAGCACCCTTCATTCCTTCATGTAATACCACAAGAGGAACTTGCGGCCTATGAAGCGGACCATCAAAAAAGGCGCTACAGCTATAAGGGAAACTAAACTTCCAGTTTCTTTAATTCCCGATAATTGTTGTTCAATCGTTTTAGAAGAATTCCGTACAACAATCGATAAAACAACCAAAGAAGAAAGCCACAAAATGCAATAAACAATAGCAAGCTCACGCCTACCAAAAACCAAATGAGAAGACTGTTGTCCGCTTCCGCAATCTTCTCGGTCATATTGAGGGTGGTATCATATTTTGCAAACTCAATAAAGACCACAATCATCATAAGGGCGAAAACCCCAAGGTTGAACCAAACATATTGCATTACCGTTTTTCGGGTAGAAATGATACTTTTCATAAGTTCCCGTGCAGACGCCGTAACATGTATCCTTTTGAAGTTTTTATAGAACTTTACTATGAAGTACACCAATGCTATATATCTTAGGATTTCAAGACTTAATTCCAGGTTCTGAAAGAGCCTGGCGCCATCGGAGTTCAATTTTTCGCCTTGTATGGGCAAAAAGAAAAGTGAAATCCAAAAGACAAATTCCGCAATACTGATGTAGAATATCCATTTGACCAAGGAACTGGATTTTTTCCAGATCATTTTATAGATTTCTTCATAGCTCAACTTAGGAAGCTGCTCTCCTTGTTTTTGCCAGTCTTTTTTTAAGAGTTCCAATTCATCCATCATGATACTAAGGATTTAGTATGGTTCTTAGTTTGTTTTTTACCCGATTCATTTTAACCCTGGCGTTTACTTCCGTAATACCCAAGGTTTCTGAAATTTCGGTATAGTTCTTATCTTCCAAATACAGGAAAACCAATGCTTTTTCAATATCTCCCAATTGTTTTACCGCATTGTACATCAACTTTAGTTGCCGTTCTTGTGTATCATCATATTCGTCTGCCCTTATCTTGAAAATTACAGAATCGTAATCTTGGGTAGCGACCCGTCTTTTCGATTTGCGATATAAGGTAATGGCCGTATTCAATGCCACACGGTACATCCATGTACTAAATTTGGAATCTCCCCTAAATTTTGGGTATGCTTTCCAAAGCTGGATGGTGATTTCTTGGAACAAGTCATTATGGGAATCCCTGTCATGGGTATAAAGACTGCATACCTTGTGAACAATGTTTTGGTTGTTCTCCAGCTCCGTCACAAATTGATGTTCCAGTTCCTTGTTCACTAGTGGTTGGTAGAATTTATAGATTAGTAGTCCTTATTCCAATTTTGTTACAGTTTGGGGCGGCAAGTTCAATACTGACCGATGTCCAATTTCAAAATAGTTTGGAGAAATACATTGGCCAAGTCTTCCATGGAACACTCCTTTTGGGAATGGCGGATTCCCTTTTGCCAAGTACAAATAGCATGTGGGTGTCATCAATGCCATATCCTGGGCATCATGACCTGATCCAAGAGGAATTTTTTAGACTGGACAAGCCCAATTTGTATGTTTATTTTTCATTTTCTATAATCAAGTGCCGGTGCTCGATTACCAACAAGGGGCTCGTACACAAAATCACTACCCCTTCTTTCTTCAAACTCGGCTTTGGCCTTTTCAATCAACGAGATATCGGAAAACAAGTCTATTGCCGTGGCTGTCAGTGTTTTTGAGGCCACCATCATCCCTTTTTTTCCTATACTCATGCCTCCGGAAGCCACTGCCTGCCAACTATGTGCCGGTGTTCCGGGCACCCATGTTGCAGCACCGAAACCTACCGTTGGGACCACAAAACTCACGTCACCAACATCGGTGGAACCATAGGCCCTGGCCACTTCCTTAAAAGGTTGTACTTCCATTGCAACCATTTCATCGAGCTCTTTTTGCCCTAAGCTCAAGGCAATTTTCTCTGCAAAGGCCCTTTCCTCAGGAGTATAGGTAATGCCCCCTATTGACGACAAATTGCTATGGACCAATTTTTGGAGTACCAGGTTGGGAAGTAATTCATGGACCCCATTTACAATTTCAAACGTCATTGTTGTACCTGTTCCTAAAGCAGCCCCTTCCCCTGCTTTTACAATTCTATTAAAAATATCCCGAACCACATCCCTGCTGTTGTGTCTTGCATAATAGTATACTTCGGCAAAATCCGGAACAACATTGGGCGCTTTACCGCCATCCGTAATCACATAATGGATACGCGCTTCCTGGGGAATATGCTCACGCATCATATTGACCATTATATTCATGGCCTCAACACCATCCAGGGCACTCCTTCCCATTTGTGGCGCCCCTGCGGCATGTGCCGAGATTCCCTTAAAGCGGAATTTTGCAGAAATGTTTGCCAATGCGGCAGCGGCACTGGCAGCATTTTGGGAACTGGGATGCCAATGCAGGGCAACATCTACATCATCAAAAACCCCTTCCCTGGACATATATACTTTGGCACCTCCACCTTCTTCTGCGGGACAGCCATAAAAACGGATGGTTCCCTTTGCGCCCGAAACTTTCAACCAATCCTTTACGGCAATGGCGGCCCCGGCGGAAGCGGTCCCAAACAAATGATGGCCGCAGGCATGTCCGGCAACCCCTCCCGCGGATTTCTTTTCCGGTACGGCCTGTTGTGACAGCCCCGGCAGGGCATCGTACTCTCCCAAAATGGCAATAACAGGGCTTCCTTTTCCATATTCCGCTACAAAGGCCGTGGGAATTTCAGCGATGCCCTCCGTAACGGTAAAACCTGCATCGGAAAGGGTTTCCTGCAATAGCGCAGCACTTTTTTCTTCTTGATATCCCATTTCTGCCCAATTCCAAATTTGTAGGGCAATTTCGCCATATGCTTGGGCTTTATCTTCCAAACCTTTTAGGGCATCGACCTTGGTTTTCTGCGCGTTCATTGAAAAAACCGATAGCAGTAGTACTAGGTGTAAAGAAACTATCCTTCTCATTTCGTGTTCTCTTTTTAATGTTTTTAAATATACTAAAATGAATTTCCAGTGGCCGTATCACCACCCCCAATTGTGTACTTTTGCACTTTAAAATTTAAGAATGAACATTCCTCAGTCCAGTTTTAAAAGGGTGGTTATTATTGGTGGTGGTTTTGCGGGAATTGCTTTGGCCAAAAAATTAAGCCAACAAGAGTTTCAGGTGGTGTTGATGGACAAAAACAACTATCATACCTTCCAACCGTTGTTGTATCAAGTATCAACCGGGGGCCTGGAGCCAGATTCCATTGCGTATCCCATTCGGAAGGTACTTCAGGGATATCCCCACTTTTATTTTCGTCTGACCGAGGTCACCGGTATAGATTCCGAGAGCAATACGGTCCACACCACCATAGGCGACTTGAGGTTTGATTATTTGATCGTGGCCACAGGAACACGGACCAATTATTTTGGTAATGAATCCATTGCCAAAAATAGTATGGCCATGAAAACTATTCCCCAATCACTGAATTTAAGAAGTCTTATCCTTGAGAATTTTGAACAGGCTTTGTTGACGGACGATCTTCATGAACGCGAAGCCCTGATGAACTTTGTCATTGTGGGTGGAGGACCAACCGGAGTTGAACTTGCAGGAGCTTTGGCCGAAATTAAAAAGGGAATCCTACCAAAGGACTACCCCGATCTGGATACACGAAGGGCCCAAATTAATTTAGTGCAAGGGGCCGATCGACTGTTGCCGGCCATGAGTAAAATTGCCTCCAAGAAAGCGGAGGACTTTTTGGAAAACCTGGGGGTAAATGTTTGGAAAGATATTCGAGTGACGGGGTATGATGGCAAAGTGGCCACGACCGATCAAGATACCAGCTTTGAAACGGCAACCTTAATTTGGGCGGCAGGCGTACAAGCGGTAACCATTAAGGGTTTGGATGCTGAAAAGCTTTTGTCCAGGGCAAAACGATTGTTGGTCAACGAATACAATCAAGTAAAGGGGTTTGAACATATCTTCGCTATTGGTGATGTTGCGGAAATGGTTTCCGAAAAATATCCCAATGGACATCCCATGATGGCCCAACCCGCCATACAACAAGGTAGGCTTTTAGGGGAAAATTTGGTACGGCTTCAACAAGGGAAACCGTTACAACCCTTTACCTATAGGGATAAGGGTAGCATGGCCACCATAGGAAGGAACAAGGCTGTGGCCGATTTGCCAAAATTCAAATTTCAAGGCGTTTTTGCCTGGTTTGTCTGGATGTTTGTCCACCTTTACTTTTTGATCGGTTTTCGAAATCGATTGGTGGTTTTCATTAATTGGGTATATAACTATGTGAAGTTTGATCGTGAGGCCCGATTGATTATAAGACCATTTAAGAAAACGCAGATTTAGTCTTTCTGGTTAGGTTTTGGTGTTTCGGTAGTAGGGCTGTTAAAGAAAGCCCAATTGGAAATCACCTGAGGATTATTTTAATAGTTTTGAGTAATCCGATATACGATGAAGCTATTTCTGGTCACTTTCTCCCTTTTCGTTTCTTTTGCTTTATGGAGCCAACGGGAGTCACCTTTGAACAGGATTGCCATCGAAAGCTTTGGGTATCCGGATTTTGGGGGCAGATCTTCCTATGGGGATTTCCTGATTTTGTATCCCATTGGGGAGAGTACATCTGTTGGATTCAGAGGTTTGAATCAGCAAAATGCGATTTTCGGAAGGTTTAATCTTAGGGCAATGGCTCGTCAACGCATTGCAAAAAATTTCTTTGCAGAAGGTGGATATGAAATGGAATGGGATTTAACCGAACTCGATAGATCAATAGACAATACCAGTAAATCACTTTACTTTGGTGTGGAGTATGAAGCTAAACCCAACTTGCTATTTAATGCCGGTTTTCGAACATTTATGAACGAGACTGGCTTTAATCCACTTGGCACAGAACGAAGTGATGCAAAAAGTCAATTGCAATTGGGATCAAAAATCAAGTTTTAGATTGTTTGTTGGGCTATATCTTTCGAGCGTTTAAGCTGGATTTTTCAGCTCGTATGTATGCGAATTTTGTAAAAACCTATTTATCCATTTTTTGGGGAACGTCCTCATCATATTTCAAGGACCATCAAGAGCCATACACATCCTCGTATTCGATTTCAAAATGAAACTCAATTTCATGGAGAAGGTTTTAAAACCTTTTGAAGTCAGGGGAATTATAAAATGAGGCGAATTCTGTAGTTGAGTTTGCTGGAATCAATATTCCTTCGGCCACGGTGCTGTATAAATAGTGTGTGGTATCCAAAAACGTGTTGGATTTGGACAGGTGCCTAAAAAAATCATCGGCCCTATTGAAATGTTGGCCACTTTTTGTGGAGATGGTCACTTTTTTTAATAAAGCTGGTCCAATACCATCATTACCAATTATTGGTGTCTTGAACGGGGATGAAACGCTTTTAACGCATCCGCCAAATGTGTTCTGTTCACATGGACATAAATTTCCGTGGTGGTAATGCTCTCATGTCCCAACATTTGCTGAATGGCGCGCAAATCTGCTCCGTTTTCCAATAAATGTGTGGCAAAGGAATGTCGAAAAGTATGGGGGCCCACATTTTTCTTCAAACCCGTTGCCTTTGCCAAATCCTTGATAATGGCGAAAATCATGGCCCTGGTCAGTTTTTTGCCCCGACGGTTTAAAAAAAGGATATCTTCATAACCCGGTTCGATCTTTTGATGGATACGGATGTGTTTTTGATACAGTTCAATATACTTTTTATTGATAGGACTAATGGGGACAAAACGTTGTTTGTTGCCCTTTCCGGTTACCAGAATAATATCTTCATCAAAATAAAGATCGGACAATTTTAAGTTGACCAGTTCAGAAACCCTAAGCCCGCAGCCGTATAAAGTTTCCAAAATGGCCCTATTCCGTTCCCCTTGGGGTTTGCTCAAATCGATTCCCGAAATAAGTGTATTGATTTCCTCCAAAGAAAGGGTTTCTGGAAGTTTTCTGCCAATTTTAGGGGTCTCCATTAAATCCATGGGATTATCCTTTCGATAGTCTTCAAAGACCAAATAGTTAAAAAGCCCTTTTAGTCCGGATATCAATCTTGCCTGGGAACGTGGATTTATGGTTTTGGCCGCTTCATAAATGAACCGTTGTACTTCTTCATTCCCAATGTTAAGGGGCCCGGAGTTTATTTGATGTTCCTCTAAAAAGGCCATCAACTTTTTGATATCCAGGGCATAATTGGTTATGGAATTGCTGGACAATCCCCTTTCTATCTTTAAATAGTGTTGGTAATCCTGTAAGGCCTGTTTCCAAGTCATGGGCTAAAAATAACGCAACTTTTCAATACGGAATTCCACTAAAAACCAAAACTAAACGTTAAGTTTTAGTGTTAAGACGTATATACTTCAACCAAACAACTTATGAAAAAGTACATTTTTTTAGTGCTGTTCCTCGGCATTGTTTACCATATGACCTCACAATATGTAGATCGTTCGTTTTTTAAGGCAGGCTTTCATGCTGGGGTTGCCGTTGGGGATGCATCGGATTTTGCCAACATCGGTGCCGGTTTGGATCTATACCAGCATTGGGGTGTTTCCAAGAAGTTCGATTTGGGGCTGGCGTCCGGTCTTATGTATTATTTTGGATTGGATTCTACCATCGATATTGGACCGGAAGCGATTACCATTAGGGGGGAAGACACCATTTATCTCCCTGCGGGGGCATTGATCCGTTTTTATCCTTCCCGAACTATAAATCTTGGAGGAGATGTGGGGTATGCGTTCGGTCTAAACGATTTTACGGAGGACGGGTTTTATTATCGGCCTACACTGTCCATCAACCTATCCAATACTTCGGCCTTAAATTTCTCTTATTTTGGAGTTGAGGGCGACAACCTCAATTGGACCGCCTTAACCGCGGGTGTTCTGTTTCAGTTTTGATTACTAAAAAGGCTTTAGATTAAAATAAATTGATTTACAGTAGGTTATATGGATTTTTTGTGGAAGAAAGGACAAATGTTAACATTTTACGGTTTTTCTCACACTTGGTATGAGAGCCTTTTTATCTTTGCCAGTAACAACTAAAAGACAATAACATGAAAAAATTATTTATTGCATTTGTATTCGCTATTGCCATCACCACTTCAATAAGTGCTCAAGAAGGCCTTGCAGTTAAGGCCGGTTTGAACAACGTTACGGTTGATGTTGATACCGGCGGTTTTTTTGATGCCAGTGATAGTGAGCTTGGTTTCTTTATAGGTGGAGGATATAATTTTGTTGCCAGTGAAACTTTTGATATTGAGCCTTCGCTATTATTTAGTTTTGTTGATGAACTTACTTCACTTTATATCCCTATTATGGCCAAATATAAAATTTCTGATGCCTTTAATGTTCAGGCAGGCCCCCAAATCAATTATTTGTTGGAAGATCTTCCTGATGGGGAATTAGGAATTGACCTGGCTTTTGGTACCGGTTATCAAATAGACGACAATTGGTTCGTTGAAGCAAGGTATGGTATTCAAATAAGTAGGGGTGGGGATTTTGGAGATTTGGTTGATATCAACACCTTAACGCTTGGAGCGGGGTACCGTTTTAATTAGCTATAGACTTTTGCAAAAATACGGGGCTTTTGCCCCTTTTTTTATGCCCTAAAAATATGCTTATTTTTAACGTATGAAATTAATGATCATCAATGGGCCCAATTTAAACCTTTTAGGGAAACGGGAACCGGAAGTCTATGGAAATCAGAATTTTGAAGACTATTTTTTGTCCCTAAAGTCCAAATACCCGTCTGTTGAAATGGATTACTTTCAATCCAATATTGAAGGGGAATTGATAGACAAAATCCAAGAAGTGGGATTCTCCTATGATGGTATCATTTTAAACGCCGCGGCTTACACCCATACATCGGTCGGTATTGGGGATGCCATAAAAGCCATCGTAACTCCCGTAATAGAAGTTCATATTTCCAATACCTATTCAAGGGAGGAATTTCGGCATACATCCTTTATATCCCCGGTGGCAAAGGGTGTTATTTTGGGCTTTGGATTACAAAGCTATGATTTGGCCATTCAAAGCTTTATGGATTGACGTGCCCCACATCAACCATTTTTTGGCTTGGTTGCCTACATATAGTAATAAGCCCTATTTACAGGTTGGTTAAAACCACTAATTAGCGTTTCTAAGATATTTCTTATCGGCATAAAAAGTCCCAAAGGGGAGAAGGGAAGCCAGGAAGAGTATTAAAAATCTTCTAAGTCCCCATTTTCGTTCCCAGCAAAAAACACCTGCCATAACTATAAAAAGGATGAAAAGGATACCATGGGCCATCCCTACTATTTTATTGGGTTCGCCAATTTCTGCCCAGTACTTTAAGGGCATGGTGAGGCCAAATATCAGCAAATAGGAAATCCCTTCCAGAATGGCTGTCAGACGAAAGGCTTTTAGCATTATAAATGGATTACCTCGTCATACGCATCGGCGACAGCCTCCATAACCGCTTCACTCATGGTTGGATGGGGGTGGACCGCCTTCAGTATTTCGTGTCCCGTGGTCTCCAATTTTCGGCCTACCACCGCTTCCGCAATCATATCGGTGACACCAGCACCGATCATATGGCATCCCAGCCATTCCCCATATTTGGCATCGAAAATAACCTTGACAAAACCATCTGCATTACCACTTGCTTTGGCTTTACCACTTGCGGAAAAAGGGAATTTTCCAACTTTTATATCGTATCCGGCTTCCTTGGCCTTTTTTTCCGTAAATCCAACGGAAGCCACTTCCGGCATACAATAGGTACAGCCCGGGATGTTTCCATAATCCAGGGGTTCCACATGCATTCCAGCTATTTTTTCAACACAGAGAATACCTTCCGCAGAAGCAACATGCGCCAAGGCCGGTCCCTGGGTGACATCACCAATGGCATAATATCCGGGAATATTGGTCTGATAGTAATCATTGACCAAAATTTTGTCGCGGTCAGTGGCTATTCCAACGTCTTCCAGGCCAATGTTTTCAATATTGGTTTTAATTCCAACAGCGGAGAGTACAATATCCGCTTCCAAGACTTCTTCCCCTTTGGATGTCTTGACGGTTGCTTTTACCCCTTCACCGGAAGTGTCCACCTTGGTAACTTCTGCTGAGGTCTTGATTTTTACGCCTGCTTTTTTAAAGCTCCGTTCCAGTTGTTTGGAAACGTCCTCATCTTCAATCGGAACAATGGTTGGCATATATTCCACAACGGTAACTTCCGTACCCATGGAATTGTAGAAATACGCAAACTCAATACCAATGGCACCACTGCCCACCACAATCATCTTCTTGGGTTGTTTGTCCAAGGTCATGGCCTCACGGTAGCCAATCACCTTTTTGCCATCCTGGGGTAGGGAAGGCAATTCCCGGCTTCTTGCGCCCGTGGCAATAATAATATGATCGGCACTAAATTCCGCAGGGTCCCCATGTTCTCCCTTAACAATGACTTTTTTACCGGGTAGCACCTTGCCATAACCATTAAGGACTTCGATCTTATTCTTTTTCATCAAGAACTGTACGCCTTTGCTCATGCCATCGGCCACATTTCGGCTACGTTGCACCACTTTGTCAAAGTCATGTTCCACTTTTTTTGCGCTTAGCCCATAATCTTCCGCATGTTTTAGGTATTCAAATACCTGGGCCGATTTTAGCAAGGCCTTGGTGGGAATACATCCCCAGTTTAGGCATACACCACCTAAGCTTTCTTTTTCAACTATCGCAGTTTTAAGACCTAACTGCGAAGCTCTAATAGCGGTAACATAACCTCCAGGGCCGCTACCCAAAACGATGACATCAAAATGGCTCATGCGAATGATTTTTTGGTTAAAATGGAGTGCAAATTTAGTGAAGTGTCAGGAGTTTTCCCCAAACATTTTTTTATTGTAGATTTTGGATTGCCCTTTTGGT
The sequence above is a segment of the Muricauda sp. SCSIO 64092 genome. Coding sequences within it:
- a CDS encoding NUDIX hydrolase: MEFSRFSKTIVKIKNLPLPGEASHFKMEPAVRKQFREESTIDVKKAKRAAVMALFYPKENNETHLLLMLRNTYPGVHSNQIGFPGGKVEDTDSDLLVTAKRETFEEVGILPEDIEMVKPLTEVYIPPSNFLVKPFLGLYSQVKPFKLDPMEVEALVEVKLVDFLDNDNLMQQYLTTSYAHKILVPAFKLNGYTVWGATAMMLSEIKDLLQKVV
- a CDS encoding lysophospholipid acyltransferase family protein — protein: MDLFKKTPFGHNLFLKKWLIRIMGLITHSRYKGFNKLEIEGSDIIRSLPEKNVLFVSNHQTYFADVVAMFHVFNAALSGREDNIKNILYLWNPKLNIYYVAAKETMKKSMLAKILAYAGSISIERTWRADGKEVNRPVKFSDISNIGTALDDGWVITFPQGTTRPWKPLRKGTAHIIKKYKPIVVPVVIDGFRRSFDKKGLYIKKKGILQSMLIKQPLEIDYDNESIDQIIEKLEYAIEQHPSFLHVIPQEELAAYEADHQKRRYSYKGN
- a CDS encoding RNA polymerase sigma factor, whose translation is MNKELEHQFVTELENNQNIVHKVCSLYTHDRDSHNDLFQEITIQLWKAYPKFRGDSKFSTWMYRVALNTAITLYRKSKRRVATQDYDSVIFKIRADEYDDTQERQLKLMYNAVKQLGDIEKALVFLYLEDKNYTEISETLGITEVNARVKMNRVKNKLRTILNP
- a CDS encoding amidohydrolase, with amino-acid sequence MRRIVSLHLVLLLSVFSMNAQKTKVDALKGLEDKAQAYGEIALQIWNWAEMGYQEEKSAALLQETLSDAGFTVTEGIAEIPTAFVAEYGKGSPVIAILGEYDALPGLSQQAVPEKKSAGGVAGHACGHHLFGTASAGAAIAVKDWLKVSGAKGTIRFYGCPAEEGGGAKVYMSREGVFDDVDVALHWHPSSQNAASAAAALANISAKFRFKGISAHAAGAPQMGRSALDGVEAMNIMVNMMREHIPQEARIHYVITDGGKAPNVVPDFAEVYYYARHNSRDVVRDIFNRIVKAGEGAALGTGTTMTFEIVNGVHELLPNLVLQKLVHSNLSSIGGITYTPEERAFAEKIALSLGQKELDEMVAMEVQPFKEVARAYGSTDVGDVSFVVPTVGFGAATWVPGTPAHSWQAVASGGMSIGKKGMMVASKTLTATAIDLFSDISLIEKAKAEFEERRGSDFVYEPLVGNRAPALDYRK
- a CDS encoding NAD(P)/FAD-dependent oxidoreductase; the encoded protein is MNIPQSSFKRVVIIGGGFAGIALAKKLSQQEFQVVLMDKNNYHTFQPLLYQVSTGGLEPDSIAYPIRKVLQGYPHFYFRLTEVTGIDSESNTVHTTIGDLRFDYLIVATGTRTNYFGNESIAKNSMAMKTIPQSLNLRSLILENFEQALLTDDLHEREALMNFVIVGGGPTGVELAGALAEIKKGILPKDYPDLDTRRAQINLVQGADRLLPAMSKIASKKAEDFLENLGVNVWKDIRVTGYDGKVATTDQDTSFETATLIWAAGVQAVTIKGLDAEKLLSRAKRLLVNEYNQVKGFEHIFAIGDVAEMVSEKYPNGHPMMAQPAIQQGRLLGENLVRLQQGKPLQPFTYRDKGSMATIGRNKAVADLPKFKFQGVFAWFVWMFVHLYFLIGFRNRLVVFINWVYNYVKFDREARLIIRPFKKTQI
- a CDS encoding site-specific tyrosine recombinase; the protein is MTWKQALQDYQHYLKIERGLSSNSITNYALDIKKLMAFLEEHQINSGPLNIGNEEVQRFIYEAAKTINPRSQARLISGLKGLFNYLVFEDYRKDNPMDLMETPKIGRKLPETLSLEEINTLISGIDLSKPQGERNRAILETLYGCGLRVSELVNLKLSDLYFDEDIILVTGKGNKQRFVPISPINKKYIELYQKHIRIHQKIEPGYEDILFLNRRGKKLTRAMIFAIIKDLAKATGLKKNVGPHTFRHSFATHLLENGADLRAIQQMLGHESITTTEIYVHVNRTHLADALKAFHPRSRHQ
- a CDS encoding outer membrane beta-barrel protein, producing MKKLFIAFVFAIAITTSISAQEGLAVKAGLNNVTVDVDTGGFFDASDSELGFFIGGGYNFVASETFDIEPSLLFSFVDELTSLYIPIMAKYKISDAFNVQAGPQINYLLEDLPDGELGIDLAFGTGYQIDDNWFVEARYGIQISRGGDFGDLVDINTLTLGAGYRFN
- the aroQ gene encoding type II 3-dehydroquinate dehydratase, with product MKLMIINGPNLNLLGKREPEVYGNQNFEDYFLSLKSKYPSVEMDYFQSNIEGELIDKIQEVGFSYDGIILNAAAYTHTSVGIGDAIKAIVTPVIEVHISNTYSREEFRHTSFISPVAKGVILGFGLQSYDLAIQSFMD
- a CDS encoding DUF3817 domain-containing protein, with the protein product MLKAFRLTAILEGISYLLIFGLTMPLKYWAEIGEPNKIVGMAHGILFILFIVMAGVFCWERKWGLRRFLILFLASLLPFGTFYADKKYLRNAN
- the lpdA gene encoding dihydrolipoyl dehydrogenase; protein product: MSHFDVIVLGSGPGGYVTAIRASQLGLKTAIVEKESLGGVCLNWGCIPTKALLKSAQVFEYLKHAEDYGLSAKKVEHDFDKVVQRSRNVADGMSKGVQFLMKKNKIEVLNGYGKVLPGKKVIVKGEHGDPAEFSADHIIIATGARSRELPSLPQDGKKVIGYREAMTLDKQPKKMIVVGSGAIGIEFAYFYNSMGTEVTVVEYMPTIVPIEDEDVSKQLERSFKKAGVKIKTSAEVTKVDTSGEGVKATVKTSKGEEVLEADIVLSAVGIKTNIENIGLEDVGIATDRDKILVNDYYQTNIPGYYAIGDVTQGPALAHVASAEGILCVEKIAGMHVEPLDYGNIPGCTYCMPEVASVGFTEKKAKEAGYDIKVGKFPFSASGKAKASGNADGFVKVIFDAKYGEWLGCHMIGAGVTDMIAEAVVGRKLETTGHEILKAVHPHPTMSEAVMEAVADAYDEVIHL